The Lycium barbarum isolate Lr01 chromosome 12, ASM1917538v2, whole genome shotgun sequence genome includes a region encoding these proteins:
- the LOC132622048 gene encoding glycosyltransferase family 92 protein RCOM_0530710-like produces MQHHRKKRAVLPVIQIPRKSLFLCTLLLVCFVSGFIFSSIRLLFRGFHPWRPEATTTISRVKPNIPVIETVEFPDEIIAFLKYPSSTPLFTKHDIYCIYLTPKSSQQLKQSPELVENDELLGQQLVRCPLIKPRGVLTSLSVEPSGYTLSVGPIRRWYSLAYEALIDRDNTTIVFVKGFKLRGGKQSDPSKFKCVYGWDVKKHPKFVLQSDVVSVAQEVVRCNTPMSILNSPQRYHQSIKVSVRMVGKEPVESIASPKRRLQLNLPGQKQHHMCVCTMLRNQASFLKEWIMYHTKIGVQRWFIYDNNSLDGIEDVVKVLSMDGNINLTRHVWPWIKTQEAGFAHCALRARDVCEWVGFMDVDEFFHLPTGLSLLDILRNQSKSPHNNVAELRVSCHTFGPSGLKHVPTQGVTMGYNCRMIAPERHKSIVKPEALNSTLINVVHHFHLKSEFTSANMDRSVMVINHYKYQVWDVFKEKFYRRVATYVSDWQQDRNVGSKDRAPGLGTRAVEPPDWSSRFCEVIDTGLKDRVAEMFTDPSTGKLPWQKSLT; encoded by the exons ATGCAACATCATCGTAAAAAACGTGCAGTTTTGCCAGTAATACAAATTCCAAGAAAATCTTTGTTCTTGTGTACTCTTCTTCTTGTCTGTTTTGTTAGCGGCTTCATTTTTTCTTCAATTCGTCTCTTATTTCGAG GGTTTCATCCATGGCGGCCTGAGGCAACCACAACCATAAGCCGTGTTAAACCGAATATTCCAGTTATAGAAACCGTTGAATTCCCTGATGAGATTATTGCTTTCCTAAAATACCCTTCTTCAACTCCCTTATTTACCAAACATGACATATACTGTATCTACCTTACTCCTAAATCTTCTCAGCAGCTCAAACAATCACCTGAATTAGTTGAAAATGATGAATTATTGGGCCAACAGCTCGTTCGTTGTCCCCTGATTAAGCCACGTGGAGTGCTGACGTCACTTTCTGTTGAGCCTAGTGGCTACACCCTCTCAGTTGGGCCCATACGCCggtggtattcgttggcgtatgaGGCCCTGATCGATCGCGATAACACCACTATCGTGTTTGTGAAAGGGTTTAAACTCCGTGGGGGAAAACAATCTGACCCGTCGAAATTCAAGTGTGTTTATGGTTGGGATGTTAAGAAACATCCCAAATTCGTGTTGCAATCGGATGTTGTGTCCGTTGCTCAAGAAGTTGTTAGGTGTAATACTCCAATGAGCATACTGAATAGTCCACAGAGGTATCATCAGTCCATTAAGGTTTCTGTTAGAATGGTTGGTAAGGAACCTGTAGAGTCGATAGCGAGTCCTAAACGTCGTTTGCAGCTTAACTTGCCAGGTCAAAAGCAGCACCACATGTGTGTGTGCACAATGTTAAGGAACCAGGCAAGTTTCTTGAAAGAATGGATCATGTACCATACTAAAATCGGAGTACAGCGTTGGTTTATATATGATAATAACAGCTTGGACGGTATTGAAGATGTCGTTAAGGTGTTATCAATGGATGGAAACATAAACCTGACACGTCATGTTTGGCcttggatcaagactcaagagGCAGGTTTTGCTCATTGTGCATTACGAGCAAGGGATGTTTGTGAGTGGGTTGGTTTTATGGATGTTGATGAGTTCTTCCACTTGCCTACTGGCTTGTCATTGCTTGACATATTGAGGAACCAATCGAAGAGTCCTCATAATAATGTTGCTGAGTTGCGGGTCTCATGTCACACGTTTGGACCATCCGGTCTCAAACATGTCCCGACACAAGGGGTCACAATGGGGTACAATTGCAGGATGATTGCACCAGAGAGGCACAAGAGTATAGTGAAACCAGAAGCATTGAATTCAACATTAATCAATGTGGTTCaccattttcatttgaagtcTGAGTTTACCTCTGCCAATATGGATAGAAGTGTCATGGTGATTAACCATTATAAGTATCAAGTTTGGGATGTGTTCAAGGAGAAGTTCTACAGGAGGGTGGCTACTTATGTGTCTGACTGGCAACAGGACAGAAATGTTGGGTCCAAGGATCGTGCCCCGGGTTTAGGGACACGAGCTGTTGAACCACCGGATTGGTCTAGTCGATTTTGTGAAGTTATTGACACTGGCCTTAAGGATCGAGTAGCAGAGATGTTTACCGACCCAAGCACTGGCAAGTTACCCTGGCAAAAATCACTGACATGA
- the LOC132622049 gene encoding uncharacterized protein LOC132622049 has protein sequence MVNEEAGNNNGEKVEGLFSPKFRSVAAMAGWDEEALLIASLVVEDTPDRPPKHKKRSDLLHFKTPPTNSRRKRRAQKRSPITATVLDLDEDDTAKQESEKKEAESTSIEKLDKKRGETSEEQGCSVSSSSKKIESKSIEKADKKGAEGSEAQKCSVSSSSSAFPSIDRLREELSCAICLEICFEPSTTPCGHSFCKKCLRSAADKCGKKCPKCRQLISNGRSCTVNTVLWNTIQLLFPKEVEARKAAGALTTREAKRQSPVRAAATHSNITRVLALNSTESGPSSQERRNSRAMRRQSVRVSGMPSRNRDISSRRELPIQDEDAALALRLQREEFMETFRRRSSADEQYRSSLALARANLRAMASRAINRVKGSAMMR, from the exons ATGGTGAACGAAGAAGCAGGCAACAATAATGGAGAGAAAGTTGAAGGGTTATTCAGCCCCAAGTTCCGATCTGTTGCTGCTATGGCTGGTTGGGACGAAGAAGCTCTTCTCATTGCCAGTCTTGTTGTTGAAGATACCCCCGATCGCCCTCCTAAACACAAGAAACGTTCTGATTTGCTGCATTTCAAGACTCCCCCAACAAATTCCAGAAG GAAAAGAAGGGCTCAGAAGAGGAGCCCCATAACTGCGACTGTTCTTGATCTTGATGAAGATGACACTGCAAAACAAG AAAGCGAGAAAAAGGAGGCAGAATCAACATCCATTGAGAAATTAGACAAGAAAAGAGGTGAAACATCGGAAGAACAGGGTTGTTCTGTTTCATCCTCTAGTAAGAAGATAGAATCAAAATCCATTGAGAAAGCAGACAAGAAAGGAGCTGAAGGATCGGAGGCACAGAAATGTTCtgtttcatcttcttcttcagcaTTTCCCTCCATTGATCGACTTCGTGAAGAGCTTTCTTGCGCT ATTTGTTTGGAGATCTGTTTTGAACCAAGTACCACTCCTTGTGGTCACAG TTTTTGTAAAAAGTGTCTGAGATCTGCTGCTGATAAATGTGGAAAGAAATGTCCCAAGTGCAGGCAGCTTATCAG CAATGGTAGATCATGCACTGTTAACACAGTTCTCTGGAATACAATTCAACTTCTATTTCCCAAAGAAGTAGAAGCAAGAAAAGCAGCGGGAGCTTTGACTACTAGAGAAGCTAAACGTCAAAGTCCAGTAAGAGCTGCTGCTACTCATTCTAACATTACAAGAGTCCTAGCACTTAACAGCACAGAATCTGGTCCTAGTAGTCAAGAAAGAAGGAATTCTCGTGCCATGAGAAGACAAAGTGTCCGAGTTTCTGGAATGCCAAGCAGAAATCGAGACATTAGCTCGAGGAGGGAGTTACCAATCCAGGACGAGGATGCTGCATTGGCTCTAAGATTGCAGAGAGAGGAGTTCATGGAAACCTTCAGGAGAAGAAGTTCTGCTGATGAGCAGTACAGGAGCTCTCTTGCTCTAGCCAGAGCAAATTTGAGGGCCATGGCATCAAGAGCCATTAACAGAG TCAAAGGATCAGCAATGATGAGATAA
- the LOC132625198 gene encoding uncharacterized protein LOC132625198 isoform X2 yields MKWMGGSVSQNMEGCRAKIRVVALVLLAICIGLAGLYSMIKPISNGCTMTYMYPTYIPIPIPKNVSSTKYGLHLYHEGWRKIDFNDHLKMLSGVPVLFIPGNGGSYKQVRSVAAESDRAYQGGPLERSFYQEASLSLREGVDSDVTSAHLPYQYTSMLDWFAVDLEGEHSAMDGRILEEHTEYVVYAIHRILDHYKESHDARVKEGAAVSRSPPRSVILVGHSMGGFVARAAIVHPHLRISAVETVLTLSSPHQSPPLALQPSLGQYYARVNYAWRKGYEVQTSRSGHLSDPPLSHVVVVSISGGYHDYQVRSKLQSLDGIVPPTHGFMISSTGVKNVWLSMEHQVILWCNQLVVQVSHTLLSLIDQETGQPVSDVQKRLAIFTKILHSGIPPNFDWLKQPQLPHIPIENGETESGSQTHRMYACPSNIHWSDDALERDLYIETTTVTVLAMDGRRRWLDIEKLGSNGKNHFVFVTNLSPCSGVRLHLWPEKGTSVSNLPINKRVLEVTSKMVQIPSGPAPKQVEPGTQTEQAPPSAVFWLHPEDMRGFKFLTISVAPRLALSGRPPPATSMGVGQFFKPEDGETVLSSGSLIGSMFSLKEMMLNEDHPLALNLTFSVSLGLMPVTLSVKTTGCGIRKSEFTDDEPGEMEIDRLCKLRCFPPVALAWDATSGLHIFPNLFLETILVDSSPALWTSSLGSEKTNVLLLIDPHCSYKTSIGVNVTAAAKRFLLLYFSEITGFAIAVVFFALMRQARQWELDLPIPSLLSAVESNLRIPLPFLCLALLPILFALVLSCLISLPLPPAISFIIVSTICYFCANGVVVVLVSASQLLFYVSASLHVFIKKRSQTRDHNFSSLFTAFLSSKVVRIIRFKPLFVMTLVSLTLVCFAHPALGLLLLVLSHAVCCHNALSSHTQTKELIESGNGSESGLEQFIPQYDGEINKHYPQKESNTKSLDSVKSYGDTQLEIFNHRHGLLVLHFLATLMFVPSLIAWIQRMGISQSLPWFLDSVLCIGVLLHGVCDSKPEFNFFLFPFPGIRRWEINLSFAYLLAGYYSYICGLALAPYKTFYPMAAIGVISCAFRIIEKRSREKGEMYHHRRKHSHKH; encoded by the exons GTGAGATCTGTGGCTGCAGAATCTGATAGGGCTTATCAAGGAGGTCCTCTTGAACGCAGTTTTTACCAAGAAGCCTCTCTAAGTCTCCGAGAGGGAGTAGATTCTGATGTCACCAGCGCTCATTTACCCTATCAATATACATCCATGCTTGACTGGTTTGCTGTGGATCTTGAAGGTGAACATTCTGCAATGGATGGTCGAATTCTTGAAGAACACACAGAATATGTTGTATATGCCATTCACAGG ATTTTGGATCACTATAAGGAGTCCCACGATGCACGAGTTAAGGAAGGTGCTGCTGTGTCTAGGAGTCCTCCGAGAAGTGTGATATTAGTTGGTCATTCCATGGGTGGTTTTGTTGCTAGAGCTGCGATTGTCCACCCACATTTGAGGATATCTGCTGTTGAAACCGTTCTGACACTTTCTTCTCCACACCA ATCACCTCCTCTGGCTCTGCAGCCATCTCTTGGTCAGTACTATGCACGAGTAAATTACGCATGGAGGAAAGGATACGAGGTCCAAACTTCTCGATCAGGGCATTTGTCCGATCCACCGCTCTCTCATGTTGTTGTTGTCTCCATTTCGGGTGGTTATCATGATTACCAG GTCCGATCAAAGCTACAATCACTTGATGGTATTGTGCCTCCTACCCATGGCTTTATGATTAGTAGCACAGGCGTGAAAAATGTGTGGTTATCAATGGAGCACCAGGTTATCCTGTGGTGTAATCAGCTCGTTGTCCAA GTATCACATACTCTTCTTAGTCTGATAGACCAGGAGACTGGTCAACCTGTATCTGATGTTCAAAAAAGGCTGGCAATCTTCACAAAAATTCTTCACAGTGGAATACCTCCAAATTTTGATTGGTTAAAGCAGCCACAGCTGCCTCATATACCAATTGAGAATGGAGAAACTGAATCTG GATCGCAGACACACAGAATGTATGCTTGCCCTAGTAACATCCATTGGAGTGATGATGCACTCGAAAGAGATTTATACATCGAGACAACCACAGTTACGGTTTTAGCAATGGACGGGAGAAGGCGGTGGTTGGACATTGAGAAGTTG GGGTCTAATGGCAAAAACCATTTTGTTTTTGTTACAAATCTTTCTCCATGTTCCGGTGTACGATTGCACCTTTGGCCCGAGAAAGGAACTTCAGTTTCCAATTTGCCGATTAATAAACGGGTTTTAGAAGTTACATCGAAGATGGTGCAAATTCCATCTGGACCAGCTCCGAAGCAG GTTGAACCAGGTACTCAGACTGAGCAGGCACCTCCTTCTGCTGTGTTTTGGCTGCACCCAGAGGATATGCGTGGCTTCAAATTTCTGACCATTTCAGTGGCACCTCGCCTG GCTCTGTCAGGAAGACCTCCACCAGCCACTTCCATGGGAGTTGGGCAATTTTTCAAACCAGAGGATGGGGAAACAGTCTTATCTTCTGGGTCATTGATTGGGTCCATGTTTTCTTTAAAG GAGATGATGTTGAATGAGGATCATCCTCTTGCACTCAATCTGACATTCTCTGTTAGCTTGGGCCTCATGCCTGTGACATTATCTGTCAAAACAACTGGTTGTGGAATAAGAAAGTCAGAGTTCACTGATGATGAACCTGGAGAGATGGAAATTGACA GGCTGTGCAAACTTCGCTGTTTCCCTCCTGTAGCACTTGCTTGGGATGCCACATCTGGTCTTCATATTTTTCCTAATTTGTTCTTAGAAACAATTCTTGTTGATTCCTCTCCAGCACTCTGGACTTCCAGTCTAGGGTCAGAAAAGACCAATGTTTTGTTGCTG ATTGATCCACATTGTTCGTACAAAACAAGTATTGGTGTTAATGTAACCGCTGCAGCTAAAAGATTTTTGCTTTTATATTTCTCAGAG ATTACTGGTTTTGCAATTGCTGTTGTCTTTTTTGCTTTAATGCGGCAAGCACGGCAATGGGAGCTTGACCTGCCTATACCTTCACTCCTTTCAGCTGTGGAATCAAATTTGCGGATTCCGTTGCCCTTTCTATGTTTGGCCCTGCTACCTATCTTATTTGCTCTAGTGCTTTCCTGCCTCATTTCTCTACCCCTTCCTCCAGCCATAAGCTTCATCATTGTCTCAACAATCTGTTACTTTTGTGCAAATGGAGTGGTGGTTGTGCTGGTATCAGCCTCCCAATTGTTATTCTACGTTAGTGCATCTTTACATGTATTCATCAAGAAACG GTCGCAAACACGGGATCATAACTTCTCTTCTCTTTTCACTGCTTTCCTGTCATCCAAG GTAGTCAGGATCATAAGATTCAAGCCATTATTTGTTATGACACTTGTCTCTTTGACCCTAGTGTGCTTCGCTCATCCAGCATTGGGTCTTCTTTTGTTGGTCCTTTCTCATGCTGTGTGTTGCCACAATGCCCTGTCCAG CCATACCCAGACTAAAGAGTTAATAGAATCTGGGAACGGAAGTGAGAGTGGATTGGAGCAGTTCATACCCCAGTATGATGGTGAGATCAACAAGCATTATCCTCAGAAGGAGAGTAATACCAAGAGTCTGGACTCAGTAAAAAGCTATGGTGATACCCAATTAGAGATCTTCAATCATCGGCATGGCTTGCTTGTATTGCACTTTCTTGCAACGCTTATGTTTGTCCCTTCACTTATAGCATGGATCCAG AGAATGGGGATCAGTCAGAGCTTGCCGTGGTTCTTGGATTCTGTACTTTGTATAGGTGTTTTGCTGCATGGTGTATGTGACTCAAAGCCGGAGTTCAActtcttcttatttccttttcCAGGCATCAGAAGATGGGAGATAAACCTGAGCTTTGCCTATCTTCTTGCTGGATACTATTCCTATATTTGTGGTTTAGCCTTGGCTCCTTACAAAACATTTTATCCCATGGCTGCCATTGGGGTTATTTCATGTGCTTTTAGGATCATAGAGAAGAGAAGTAGGGAAAAGGGGGAAATGTACCATCATCGTAGGAAACACTCTCATAAACACTAA
- the LOC132625198 gene encoding uncharacterized protein LOC132625198 isoform X1, whose protein sequence is MKWMGGSVSQNMEGCRAKIRVVALVLLAICIGLAGLYSMIKPISNGCTMTYMYPTYIPIPIPKNVSSTKYGLHLYHEGWRKIDFNDHLKMLSGVPVLFIPGNGGSYKQVRSVAAESDRAYQGGPLERSFYQEASLSLREGVDSDVTSAHLPYQYTSMLDWFAVDLEGEHSAMDGRILEEHTEYVVYAIHRILDHYKESHDARVKEGAAVSRSPPRSVILVGHSMGGFVARAAIVHPHLRISAVETVLTLSSPHQSPPLALQPSLGQYYARVNYAWRKGYEVQTSRSGHLSDPPLSHVVVVSISGGYHDYQVRSKLQSLDGIVPPTHGFMISSTGVKNVWLSMEHQVILWCNQLVVQVSHTLLSLIDQETGQPVSDVQKRLAIFTKILHSGIPPNFDWLKQPQLPHIPIENGETESGSQTHRMYACPSNIHWSDDALERDLYIETTTVTVLAMDGRRRWLDIEKLGSNGKNHFVFVTNLSPCSGVRLHLWPEKGTSVSNLPINKRVLEVTSKMVQIPSGPAPKQVEPGTQTEQAPPSAVFWLHPEDMRGFKFLTISVAPRLALSGRPPPATSMGVGQFFKPEDGETVLSSGSLIGSMFSLKEMMLNEDHPLALNLTFSVSLGLMPVTLSVKTTGCGIRKSEFTDDEPGEMEIDRLCKLRCFPPVALAWDATSGLHIFPNLFLETILVDSSPALWTSSLGSEKTNVLLLIDPHCSYKTSIGVNVTAAAKRFLLLYFSEITGFAIAVVFFALMRQARQWELDLPIPSLLSAVESNLRIPLPFLCLALLPILFALVLSCLISLPLPPAISFIIVSTICYFCANGVVVVLVSASQLLFYVSASLHVFIKKRSQTRDHNFSSLFTAFLSSKVVRIIRFKPLFVMTLVSLTLVCFAHPALGLLLLVLSHAVCCHNALSSFLMASFRSHTQTKELIESGNGSESGLEQFIPQYDGEINKHYPQKESNTKSLDSVKSYGDTQLEIFNHRHGLLVLHFLATLMFVPSLIAWIQRMGISQSLPWFLDSVLCIGVLLHGVCDSKPEFNFFLFPFPGIRRWEINLSFAYLLAGYYSYICGLALAPYKTFYPMAAIGVISCAFRIIEKRSREKGEMYHHRRKHSHKH, encoded by the exons GTGAGATCTGTGGCTGCAGAATCTGATAGGGCTTATCAAGGAGGTCCTCTTGAACGCAGTTTTTACCAAGAAGCCTCTCTAAGTCTCCGAGAGGGAGTAGATTCTGATGTCACCAGCGCTCATTTACCCTATCAATATACATCCATGCTTGACTGGTTTGCTGTGGATCTTGAAGGTGAACATTCTGCAATGGATGGTCGAATTCTTGAAGAACACACAGAATATGTTGTATATGCCATTCACAGG ATTTTGGATCACTATAAGGAGTCCCACGATGCACGAGTTAAGGAAGGTGCTGCTGTGTCTAGGAGTCCTCCGAGAAGTGTGATATTAGTTGGTCATTCCATGGGTGGTTTTGTTGCTAGAGCTGCGATTGTCCACCCACATTTGAGGATATCTGCTGTTGAAACCGTTCTGACACTTTCTTCTCCACACCA ATCACCTCCTCTGGCTCTGCAGCCATCTCTTGGTCAGTACTATGCACGAGTAAATTACGCATGGAGGAAAGGATACGAGGTCCAAACTTCTCGATCAGGGCATTTGTCCGATCCACCGCTCTCTCATGTTGTTGTTGTCTCCATTTCGGGTGGTTATCATGATTACCAG GTCCGATCAAAGCTACAATCACTTGATGGTATTGTGCCTCCTACCCATGGCTTTATGATTAGTAGCACAGGCGTGAAAAATGTGTGGTTATCAATGGAGCACCAGGTTATCCTGTGGTGTAATCAGCTCGTTGTCCAA GTATCACATACTCTTCTTAGTCTGATAGACCAGGAGACTGGTCAACCTGTATCTGATGTTCAAAAAAGGCTGGCAATCTTCACAAAAATTCTTCACAGTGGAATACCTCCAAATTTTGATTGGTTAAAGCAGCCACAGCTGCCTCATATACCAATTGAGAATGGAGAAACTGAATCTG GATCGCAGACACACAGAATGTATGCTTGCCCTAGTAACATCCATTGGAGTGATGATGCACTCGAAAGAGATTTATACATCGAGACAACCACAGTTACGGTTTTAGCAATGGACGGGAGAAGGCGGTGGTTGGACATTGAGAAGTTG GGGTCTAATGGCAAAAACCATTTTGTTTTTGTTACAAATCTTTCTCCATGTTCCGGTGTACGATTGCACCTTTGGCCCGAGAAAGGAACTTCAGTTTCCAATTTGCCGATTAATAAACGGGTTTTAGAAGTTACATCGAAGATGGTGCAAATTCCATCTGGACCAGCTCCGAAGCAG GTTGAACCAGGTACTCAGACTGAGCAGGCACCTCCTTCTGCTGTGTTTTGGCTGCACCCAGAGGATATGCGTGGCTTCAAATTTCTGACCATTTCAGTGGCACCTCGCCTG GCTCTGTCAGGAAGACCTCCACCAGCCACTTCCATGGGAGTTGGGCAATTTTTCAAACCAGAGGATGGGGAAACAGTCTTATCTTCTGGGTCATTGATTGGGTCCATGTTTTCTTTAAAG GAGATGATGTTGAATGAGGATCATCCTCTTGCACTCAATCTGACATTCTCTGTTAGCTTGGGCCTCATGCCTGTGACATTATCTGTCAAAACAACTGGTTGTGGAATAAGAAAGTCAGAGTTCACTGATGATGAACCTGGAGAGATGGAAATTGACA GGCTGTGCAAACTTCGCTGTTTCCCTCCTGTAGCACTTGCTTGGGATGCCACATCTGGTCTTCATATTTTTCCTAATTTGTTCTTAGAAACAATTCTTGTTGATTCCTCTCCAGCACTCTGGACTTCCAGTCTAGGGTCAGAAAAGACCAATGTTTTGTTGCTG ATTGATCCACATTGTTCGTACAAAACAAGTATTGGTGTTAATGTAACCGCTGCAGCTAAAAGATTTTTGCTTTTATATTTCTCAGAG ATTACTGGTTTTGCAATTGCTGTTGTCTTTTTTGCTTTAATGCGGCAAGCACGGCAATGGGAGCTTGACCTGCCTATACCTTCACTCCTTTCAGCTGTGGAATCAAATTTGCGGATTCCGTTGCCCTTTCTATGTTTGGCCCTGCTACCTATCTTATTTGCTCTAGTGCTTTCCTGCCTCATTTCTCTACCCCTTCCTCCAGCCATAAGCTTCATCATTGTCTCAACAATCTGTTACTTTTGTGCAAATGGAGTGGTGGTTGTGCTGGTATCAGCCTCCCAATTGTTATTCTACGTTAGTGCATCTTTACATGTATTCATCAAGAAACG GTCGCAAACACGGGATCATAACTTCTCTTCTCTTTTCACTGCTTTCCTGTCATCCAAG GTAGTCAGGATCATAAGATTCAAGCCATTATTTGTTATGACACTTGTCTCTTTGACCCTAGTGTGCTTCGCTCATCCAGCATTGGGTCTTCTTTTGTTGGTCCTTTCTCATGCTGTGTGTTGCCACAATGCCCTGTCCAG TTTTTTGATGGCTTCATTTCGCAGCCATACCCAGACTAAAGAGTTAATAGAATCTGGGAACGGAAGTGAGAGTGGATTGGAGCAGTTCATACCCCAGTATGATGGTGAGATCAACAAGCATTATCCTCAGAAGGAGAGTAATACCAAGAGTCTGGACTCAGTAAAAAGCTATGGTGATACCCAATTAGAGATCTTCAATCATCGGCATGGCTTGCTTGTATTGCACTTTCTTGCAACGCTTATGTTTGTCCCTTCACTTATAGCATGGATCCAG AGAATGGGGATCAGTCAGAGCTTGCCGTGGTTCTTGGATTCTGTACTTTGTATAGGTGTTTTGCTGCATGGTGTATGTGACTCAAAGCCGGAGTTCAActtcttcttatttccttttcCAGGCATCAGAAGATGGGAGATAAACCTGAGCTTTGCCTATCTTCTTGCTGGATACTATTCCTATATTTGTGGTTTAGCCTTGGCTCCTTACAAAACATTTTATCCCATGGCTGCCATTGGGGTTATTTCATGTGCTTTTAGGATCATAGAGAAGAGAAGTAGGGAAAAGGGGGAAATGTACCATCATCGTAGGAAACACTCTCATAAACACTAA